ATCTGCCTCCCCAGGATTTTTAAGCTTCCGCCCCTGGTTCTCAGGCGAAGTACCAAGTTGCAACTTTTTAAGTTTTCGGTTCCCTCAGAAACCCCCTTACGCTGCCCGTTTCTCCATCTTAAGAAGCGCCGTATTCACATCCACCGGAACACCAGGGCTCATGGTGAGGGAAAGGACAATCTTTTTGATATAGCGACCCTTGGCTGCAGGGGGCTTCAGGCGGACCACCGCATCCAAGACAGTGTAGAAGTTGTCGAGAATCTGGTTCTCCCCGAAGGACGCCTTCCCGATGGGGAGATGGACGTTTCCGAACTTGTCGTTCCGGATCTCGATTCGTCCGCTTTTAATTTCCCGCACCGCCTGGGCAACATCAAGAGTCACCGTTCCGGTTTTGGCGTTCGGCATGAGCCCCCGGGGACCGAGAATCTTCCCAAGGCGGCTCACGATGCGCATCATGTCCGGGGTGGCCACCGCCGCGTCGAACTCGAACCACCCTTTCTGGATTTTCTCCACGAGCTCCTCGCCACCCACATAGTCTGCTCCTGCTTCCTGGGCCTCCCTCGCCTTCTCACCCTGGGCAAAAACGAGCACTCGAACCTTCTTGCCCGTCCCGTGGGGGAGAACGACCGTCCCGCGAACCTGCTGATCGGATTGCCTCGGGTCGATGCCGAGATTGAGCACCATCTCAACGGTTTCAT
The genomic region above belongs to Candidatus Caldatribacterium sp. and contains:
- a CDS encoding 50S ribosomal protein L1, with the protein product MAERSKRYLALKAKLEPGKLYDPETAVRLLKEMASARFDETVEMVLNLGIDPRQSDQQVRGTVVLPHGTGKKVRVLVFAQGEKAREAQEAGADYVGGEELVEKIQKGWFEFDAAVATPDMMRIVSRLGKILGPRGLMPNAKTGTVTLDVAQAVREIKSGRIEIRNDKFGNVHLPIGKASFGENQILDNFYTVLDAVVRLKPPAAKGRYIKKIVLSLTMSPGVPVDVNTALLKMEKRAA